One genomic segment of Gemmatimonadota bacterium includes these proteins:
- a CDS encoding phosphate/phosphite/phosphonate ABC transporter substrate-binding protein, protein MPFVSNARMYAVSPEAEAAWKDLIAHVAEDAGTAFDYVAYPAPQPLEDLWCRNDLGCVQMCGYPIALDLADVVPLASPISDASWAGGKALSRTDLIVRDDATYRTLSDTFGGTVGWTVAHSQSGFNALRYHLLPYRSEDRPRLYRRSVGHLVTARQILDSVADGSIDIGPLDAYWHMLVRKYLPGLTEKVRILESTETVPMPAFVTVPAMPQHTVDRLREAFAAAHTRPWFAPFRASLLIEGFELVTRGAFLRTLEWARTAEAAGYLEPA, encoded by the coding sequence ATGCCATTTGTATCCAATGCCCGCATGTACGCCGTCAGCCCAGAAGCCGAGGCGGCGTGGAAGGATCTCATCGCCCACGTCGCCGAGGATGCTGGTACGGCATTCGATTACGTCGCTTACCCGGCGCCGCAGCCGCTCGAGGACCTATGGTGCCGCAACGACCTTGGGTGCGTGCAGATGTGCGGTTACCCGATCGCGCTCGACCTCGCCGATGTCGTGCCCCTGGCATCGCCCATTTCCGACGCGTCCTGGGCCGGAGGCAAAGCGCTCTCCCGGACCGACCTGATCGTGCGCGACGATGCGACATATCGCACGCTGTCCGACACCTTTGGCGGGACCGTGGGCTGGACGGTCGCACACTCGCAGTCGGGCTTCAATGCATTGCGCTATCATCTTCTGCCCTATCGCAGCGAGGATCGTCCGCGCCTCTATCGCCGCTCCGTCGGCCATCTCGTCACGGCGCGGCAGATCCTCGACAGTGTGGCGGACGGGAGTATCGACATCGGACCGCTGGACGCCTACTGGCACATGTTGGTCAGGAAGTACCTGCCTGGGCTTACAGAGAAAGTCCGCATACTTGAATCGACCGAGACCGTACCGATGCCGGCATTCGTCACCGTTCCGGCGATGCCCCAACACACGGTCGATCGCCTTCGCGAAGCCTTTGCAGCAGCCCATACGCGGCCCTGGTTCGCCCCGTTCCGGGCATCGCTACTGATCGAAGGATTTGAGCTAGTGACGCGCGGCGCGTTTCTTCGTACTTTGGAATGGGCGCGGACCGCCGAAGCCGCGGGTTACCTGGAACCCGCGTAA
- a CDS encoding type II toxin-antitoxin system PemK/MazF family toxin, giving the protein MARILRGEIRWANLSPTRGREQAGRRPVLILSHEIFNQRSGTVIAMAITSQPQRAGFPLTLSLDSADLPKQSWVKIGQVRTLSTQRIGSKLGHATGDELDRIIEGLCEIIGP; this is encoded by the coding sequence TTGGCCCGAATATTGAGGGGTGAAATCCGCTGGGCGAATTTGAGTCCCACACGTGGCCGGGAGCAAGCTGGACGACGGCCTGTTCTAATCTTGAGCCACGAGATTTTTAATCAACGATCCGGTACGGTGATCGCCATGGCGATTACGAGTCAGCCTCAACGTGCCGGTTTCCCGCTGACCCTTTCGCTCGATTCGGCAGATCTTCCAAAACAGTCGTGGGTTAAGATCGGCCAGGTCCGAACCCTTTCAACACAGAGAATCGGTAGCAAGTTGGGCCATGCAACCGGTGACGAATTGGATAGGATCATAGAAGGACTTTGCGAGATTATAGGTCCATAA
- a CDS encoding ribbon-helix-helix protein, CopG family produces MKSKIAITLDEEIVKQLDYLIMQQSYKNRSQAIEEAVSEKLDRLKRGRLARECAKLDPVEERELAEEGIEEDADNWPEY; encoded by the coding sequence ATGAAATCCAAAATTGCGATAACGCTGGACGAGGAAATCGTTAAGCAACTCGACTATCTAATCATGCAGCAGTCATATAAAAACAGAAGTCAGGCGATTGAGGAAGCCGTGTCGGAGAAGCTGGATCGTCTCAAGCGGGGAAGGCTGGCGCGGGAATGTGCGAAACTGGACCCGGTAGAGGAACGGGAACTGGCTGAAGAAGGAATAGAGGAGGATGCGGATAATTGGCCCGAATATTGA
- a CDS encoding pyrimidine dimer DNA glycosylase produces MRIWDLPPEILCRQHLLGEHRELHGLWNVITLGKTGYRKHPETKRWVGRLAALYDRHEALVAEMQRRGYRHNTPLDGTLADGLNEQDVLIDSLDEQIQMLTEKPCLCPIAPWP; encoded by the coding sequence ATGCGCATCTGGGACCTTCCCCCCGAAATCCTGTGCCGACAGCACCTCCTGGGTGAGCACCGGGAGTTGCACGGGCTATGGAACGTCATAACGCTGGGGAAAACAGGATACCGGAAGCATCCGGAGACGAAACGTTGGGTCGGTCGGCTCGCGGCGCTGTACGACCGGCACGAAGCTCTAGTCGCGGAGATGCAACGGCGGGGTTACCGGCACAATACACCGCTGGATGGTACGCTTGCCGATGGTCTGAACGAGCAGGATGTTCTGATCGACAGCCTGGATGAACAGATCCAGATGTTGACCGAGAAGCCTTGTCTGTGCCCGATTGCGCCCTGGCCATAG
- a CDS encoding NAD(P)H-binding protein, giving the protein MTGSQPTHSSQPETILITGATGYIGSRLIRRLVNGSHRVRCLVRRPDALSSLAANDVDVAGGDLLRPATLPDALRGVSTAYYLVHSMASGGDFALEDRKAATNFAAAARAAGVGRIVYLGGLGNGQPLSGHLESRREVGEILRNSGVPTIEFRASIIIGSGSLSFELIRALVEKLPVMLTPKWVHTQCQPIAIDDVLDYLVGALHVSGAVFNRCQVFEIGGPDRASYRDLMAEYARQRGLKRMLISVPVLSPRLSSLWLGLFTPVYARIGRKLVESLRNETVVVDESALEAFAIRPRGMAEAVRRALDNEDWEFG; this is encoded by the coding sequence ATGACCGGATCCCAGCCAACACATTCATCGCAGCCGGAAACCATCCTCATTACCGGAGCCACGGGGTACATCGGGAGCCGGCTGATTCGGCGTCTGGTAAACGGATCACACCGGGTGCGTTGTCTCGTTCGACGCCCGGATGCGTTGTCCTCGTTGGCAGCGAACGATGTCGATGTAGCAGGCGGCGACCTGCTGCGGCCGGCAACACTGCCGGATGCCCTGCGAGGCGTATCGACGGCCTACTACCTGGTCCATTCCATGGCGTCCGGCGGTGACTTCGCACTGGAAGATCGAAAGGCCGCGACGAACTTTGCGGCGGCGGCGCGCGCGGCCGGGGTAGGGCGTATCGTTTACCTTGGCGGCCTGGGTAATGGACAGCCACTGTCCGGCCACCTGGAAAGCAGGCGGGAAGTCGGGGAAATCCTTCGAAACTCCGGCGTGCCGACGATCGAATTCAGGGCATCCATCATCATCGGCTCCGGTAGTCTTTCATTTGAATTGATCCGCGCCCTTGTAGAGAAACTCCCGGTGATGTTGACACCGAAATGGGTTCATACCCAGTGTCAGCCCATTGCCATCGATGACGTACTCGACTACCTGGTCGGCGCACTCCACGTTTCCGGCGCGGTCTTCAACCGCTGCCAGGTTTTCGAAATCGGTGGACCGGACCGCGCCTCCTACCGGGATCTCATGGCGGAATACGCCCGGCAACGCGGATTGAAGCGCATGCTGATCTCCGTACCTGTCCTTTCACCCCGCCTCTCCAGCCTGTGGCTCGGCCTGTTCACACCCGTCTACGCGCGAATCGGACGAAAACTCGTCGAAAGCCTCCGAAATGAAACAGTCGTCGTCGACGAGTCCGCCTTGGAAGCTTTTGCCATTCGGCCCAGGGGTATGGCTGAAGCAGTACGAAGGGCGTTGGATAACGAGGATTGGGAGTTCGGGTAG